One Lycium barbarum isolate Lr01 chromosome 5, ASM1917538v2, whole genome shotgun sequence genomic window carries:
- the LOC132640021 gene encoding mRNA-decapping enzyme subunit 2: protein MSGLPRSSSAPSKNGLPPQELLDDLCSRFVLNVPKEDQQSFERILFLVEYAHWFYEDNTVENNPSLKSFTLKEFTSLMFNSCDVLKPYVPHIDDIFKDFTSYKVRVPVTGAIILDETFERCLLVKGWKGSSWSFPRGKKNKDEEDHSCAVREVLEETGFDVSKFLQKDQFLEMTFGQQRVRLYIIAGVKEDTSFAPQTKKEISEIAWQRLDELSPASNDVISRGMTGLKLYMVSPFLTSLRSWISAHQPPVAPRLDRPSRGLSVWNAKNSSTGSSSVVPEIQLNKPAVDARPPDTGPGKSFRNFRFDTASIYRAMEAGFSS, encoded by the exons ATGTCAGGACTTCCTAGATCTTCTAGCGCTCCTTCTAAAAATGGACTTCCTCCTCAGGAACTCCTTGACGATCTTTGCAG TCGGTTTGTATTGAATGTGCCAAAAGAAGATCAGCAATCATTTGAGAGGATTTTGTTTCTTGTGGAGTACGCGCATTGGTTTTATGAAGACAATACTGTAGAAAATAATCCGTCATTGAAGTCTTTCACTCTGAAGGAATTTACTTCCTTAA TGTTCAACAGTTGTGATGTTTTAAAACCATATGTTCCTCACATAGACGACATATTCAAGGACTTCACCTCTTACAAGGTTCGAGTTCCTGTAACTGGGGCCATCATCCTTGATGAGACTTTTGAACGG TGCTTGCTAGTAAAAGGATGGAAGGGTTCAAGTTGGAGTTTTCCACGTGGGAAAAAGAACAAGGATGAAGAGGACCACAGTTGTGCAGTTAGAGAG GTATTGGAGGAAACAGGATTTGATGTCTCGAAATTTCTTCAGAAAGATCAATTCCTTGAAATGACTTTTGGACAGCAAAGAGTGCGGCTTTACATTATAGCTGGAGTGAAAGAGGATACATCATTTGCCCCACAAACCAAAAAGGAAATTAGT GAAATTGCATGGCAAAGACTGGATGAACTTTCACCAGCAAGTAACGATGTCATATCTCGTGGGATGACCGGCCTCAAGCTCTACATGGTTTCTCCATTTTTAAC ATCTTTGCGATCATGGATTTCAGCACATCAGCCTCCTGTAGCACCTAGATTGGATAGACCTTCAAGAG GATTAAGTGTGTGGAATGCAAAGAATAGCTCTACCGGAAGCAGCTCAGTCGTACCTGAGATTCAATTGAACAAACCTGCAGTTGATGCACGTCCCCCAGACACAGGTCCTGGTAAAAGCTTCAGAAACTTCCGGTTTGACACTGCTTCAATATATCGTGCAATGGAAGCTGGTTTCtcttcttga